Genomic segment of Kibdelosporangium phytohabitans:
GGCAGTGCCTCAGCAACGCCAGTACGGACCTCGCACGCGCGGCGACTCGTGGATTCTGTTTTTCCGCCGCGTCCGCGATGCTCTGGTACGCCAGTCGCATGTCCGCGTAGAGCCCCTCGGACCACAGGTACACCGAAAGCCTGTCCATCAACAGCAGGGCATCGGTGTGCCAGCCCAGTGAGCTCATCTTCGGGATGCCGGTGAGCAGGTTCGCCCGCTCGGCGGCGAACCACGCCTCCGAGTTGGCGGTGAGCCGCTCGACGAGGTCGCTCGCCAGCGGCTGCGGGGGAATCGGCCCCCGCAACCGCGGCAGCGGGATCGTCCACGGCAGCCGGTGCGCCGCGACGTCCGCGATGCCGATGATGGCGTTGATGATCGTCCGTGCGCTGGTGTACCGCTCTCGCGTGCTGTCCTCCAGCTGAGCCCGTTCGAGCGCGAACACGCGCACGAGGTCGTGCAGCCGGTATCGCGGTTCGCCGGTTTCGTCGGTGCCCGTCGGCTCGAGCATGCCCGACTCCACCAGGTCCTCGACGACCGACCCGGTCGACTGGGTGTCGAGCAGCGTGAGGATCCGCCACTCCGGCAGGTCGACTGTGTTGATCAACCCCAGCCGTCGCAACGCGACCTGGGCCGTCGTCTTCAACCCGGCGTAGCTGAGCGTCAGGCTCGCCCGCACCTGCAGATCGCTGACTTCGAGCTCGTCCAGCCTCCTTCCTTCGTCCTCCAGCCGATCCGCCAGCAGCCCCAGCCGCATGTTCGGCCGCAGCGCCAGCCTCGTCCCGGCGATGCGCAGGGCGAGCGGCAGGTTGCCGCACGCCTCGGCGATCCGCACGGCGTCCGCGTGCTCCGCGGAAATCCTTGCCCGGCCGATGATCCGTTCGAGCAGGTAGAGCGCGTCCTTGTCGGTCAACGGCCCGACCGTGAGCCTGTTCGCCCCGGCCAGCCCGCTCAGCCGTTTGCGGCTGGTGATCAGCACCGCGCAGCCACGCGTGCCGGGCAGCAGCAGCCGCACCTGCTCGGGGCCCACGGCGTCGTCCAGCACCACCAAGACCTTGCGGTCGGTCAGCAGCCCTCGGTACATCGCCGCCCTCGCCCGCAGGTCGTCCGGGATGGCCGGACCGTTGACGCCGAGCCCGCGCAGCAGGTCCGCCAGTACGGCACCGGTGTCCCTCGGGTCGTCCACTCCGGACAACGACACGAACAGCTGCCCGTCGGGGAACACCGACCGCAACTGGTGCGCGGCGCAGATCGCCAGGCTTGTCTTGCCCGCACCCGGCTCTCCGTTGAGCACCACCACCGGGACACTGTGCCCACCCGGGTTGAGCAGACCGGTGACCTCCGCCAGGTGCTGCTCTCGCCCGGAGAAGTCCGCCGACACCGCGGGCAGCTGGCAGATCGGCCACGTCGGCCGGGGCAACGGTTCACCACCGCCCTCACCGCGCAGCATCGACGCGTGCAACCGCCGCAACGCGGTTCCCGGCTCGACCCCGAGCTCGTCGATGAGCATCGTCCTGGTCAGCCGGTACACGTCAAGCGCTTCCGCTTGCCGTCCCGAGTGTTGCAGCGCCAGCATCAGCTGCCCGGCCAGCCGCTCCCGCAACGGGTGCTCCGTCAACGCCGCCTGCAGTTCGGCCGCCAGCTCCGCGTGCCGCCCCGCCGCCAGTTCCGCGTCGACGCAGTCCTCGAACACCGCCAGCCGCTCCGACTCCAGCCTGCCCAGCTCGGCCTCCAGCGCGGGCACACGGATGTCGGCCAACGGGTGGGTTCGCCACTGCGCCAACGCTTTCCGGAGGTGAGCCGCCGCCTTCTCCGGCCGCCCGGCGCGCGCCTCGCTGCGCCCGCTGGCCGCCGAGTCCCGGAACACGAGGAGGTCGACGTCCTCCGTCGCGACCTGTAACCGGTACCCGCGTCCCGCCAGATCGATCCGCACTCCCGGAAGCCTCGCCCGCAACCGGGACACGTACGTGTGCAAGTTGGAGGCATACGACTTCGGCGGCAGCTCCGGCCACAACGCGCTGACCAACAAGTCAGTCGTCACCGGTCGGTTGGCGTGGAACAACAGCATGGCAAGGAGTACACGCTGATGTTCGCCTCGTAATCGAATCTCCCCGTCCGGGCCGGCCACACTCAGCGGCCCGAGCACACCGAATCTCACAGCGTCGTCGCCTTCCCCAGCAGATGGGCGGAGTGCAGCTTAACCACCACCCGGAGTGAATGCGCAACCAGGTATTTATTCCTACTGTGAAAGACCAACGTTCGCTGGTGGCCGGGCAAACCCGAAGCGGGCTCGCAATGCGCTTCCTGTCATGTTCGGACAGGCGGCGCCCCAATCGGCTCGGTGAGGTCGTCACCGTCGACTGCGCGAGCTCCGCCTCCGGCACCGGGCTGTCGGGTCTTCGTGGCGAATCGGCTGACTGTGCTTGGTGATTGATGGGTCGGCTATGGAGCGCTCCCAGCTGACTCCCTTCGCGTGGTTTCGATGTGTCGCACGGCGAGGTGCGCGCAGTGTTCGTAGATCTTGGTCATTGGCGGCAGGGGCGCCTCCTGTCGGTTGTGCGGCAGGTGTTCGGCGGGACTGGGCGAGGTCAGCGACCGTTAACACCGTGTTCGTCTCGATGGCGGGGCTTCAGCGACCTTGGCGGGCTCCCTTCGCGCGATGCCTTTGGTATACCGGGTTTTCGGCCGGGCGCGGACGGAACCGCGGATGACGGCGGCGGGCGCGGCGACCTCGCGTCCGTCACGACGAGCCCGGCACCGGGACGAACGCGTGCCCGGGCACGTCCGGGTCACAGCCGATCCGCAACAGCCGGGCGCGGATCGACCCGGTCGTCCGGCCGAAGTGCTCGGCCAGGATCCGGCGCAGCGCGGTCGCGCTGTGCGTGTCACCCGCCGACGCCCACCGGTCGAGCAGTTCGTCGTCCTGCTCCTTGGTCCACGGCGCCGACGCGTTCGCGGGCGTCGCGGCCGACCGTCCGCTCAATGTGGACAGTCCGGAGAGCACCTGGTTGATCAGCTTGCCGACGGCGGCGAGGTTGTCGGTCGGCAGCGTGAAGGACCCGCATTCGGTTGCCACGCCCGCCGGATCGCGGTCGGTGAGCGCGATCTCGACGCGCTGGCTGTCCTCGCCGCCCTTCGGCATGGTCGCCGCCCGGACGGTGTACTTGCGGCCGTTGGCCTGGATGTCCGCGCTGCAGTCGACGATTCCCATGGTGTTCCTCCCTGATCGGACTCGATGCGGGATCCGGTGAACCCCGTGGCCGACAGCATCGCGGGACCCACCGACAGTCCGGGGCGGCTGCCGTGCGGAACAGTCATTTCGTTTTCCGGTGTGAGCTGGGCGTTCAGGCGGGGTATCCCTCGATCGGGTGTACTTGCGGAGGCAGGCATGAAGCGACCGACCATCAGCGACATCGCCAGGAAAGCCGGGCTTTCCAAGGCGGCGGTTTCCTACGCGCTCAACGGCCGTCCCGGCGTGTCCGACGCGACCAGGCAGCGGGTCGCGGGCATCGCCCACGCGCTGGGCTGGCGGGCCAACTCGGCCGCGCTGGCGCTGTCGGCCGAACGGTCGGGCGTCGTCGGGCTGGTCGTCACGGGCGAGGTGCCGTGGCCGACTCTCGAAGGCGTCGAACGCCAACTCGCGGCAGCGGGCGTGACACTGCAGCTCGCGGTCACCGCCGCCGCCGAGGAGACGTACCACGACTGGTGGGCCTCCGGCCGGGTGGACGGCATGCTGCTGGTCGACCCGCGCCCGGAAGACCCGCGGATCGCGACGTTGAACGAGCTGGAAATCCCGACGGTGCTCATCGGCGCGACCCACCCGGCCATGTCCTCGGTCCTGGCGGACAGGACCAAGGCGTGCGACGAGGTGACCAGCTATCTCACCCAGCGGGGCCACACCAGGATCTGCCGCATCGCCTCCAGCCCGGACGGCGCCATGGCGGCCACACGCGCACTCGACGGCGTCACAGCGGCCATCTACGAAGACCCCATGGCAGCGGCGAAGGTCGTGGCGCACGCGGCGATGCTGAACAGGCGTATCCCCGCCGACCTGGCGGTCGTGGCCACGAGCGACTCGCCCGTGTGCCGGATGGTGTGCCCCCAGGTGACGGCGATCCAGCACGACCACGCTGCCGACGGCGCGCTCGCCGCCCGCCTGCTGCTCGGCCAGCTCAGCACAGGTGTCCCCGAACACCGCGTGACCAGCGCGGACAAACTCATCATCCGTGGAACGACCTAAGTGCATTGACCACGTTCGATACCGCTAGTGTCACGCACAGTGTCAATGTGGTGACAAGAGGGGCGGACGTGCACGGCGAGGAGTTCGAAGCCGGCCAGCGGGCTCGCGAGTGGTTCCACTCGATGACCGTGCCACCGGGAGCGTGGACGATCCTGCGGGTCGACGGCCGCAGCTTCTCGCGGTTCACCGAGCAGCGCTACGACAAGCCGTTCGACTTACGCTTCTCGCAGCTGATGACCGAAGCCGCGCGTGCGCTGCTGGTCGAGTTCGGCGGCCGCTACGCGTACACCGAGAGCGACGAGATCTCGGTGCTGCTCGACCCGGAATCGCAGATCTTCGGCCGCGGTGTGGAGAAACTGGTGTCGTTGTCGGCGAGTGTCACCGCCGCCGCCTTCACGCACGCGGTCGGCGAACCGGCCCACTTCGACAGTCGGGTGTGGATCGGCACCGGCCCGGCCGACGTCGTCGACTACTTCTCGTGGCGCCAGGCCGACGCGGCCCGATCGGCGCTCAACGGCTGGTGCTACTGGACTCTGCGCAAGGACGGCCGGAGCAGACAGGAAGCCACGAAGGCACTGGAAGGCGCGAACGCGTCGGCCAAGAACGAACTGCTGTACCGGCACGGCGTGAACTTCAACGAACTGCCCGCGTGGCAGCGCCGGGGCGTCGGCCTCTGGTGGGAGACCTACGAACGGCCCGGCTACGACCCGCTGCGGGAGATGCCGGTGACGGCGACCCGCCGCCGGGTGCGTGAGGAGCGGGAACTCCCGATGAAGGGACCCTACCGGGAGTTCCTCGCCGGCCTCATCGCCGTGAAACCCTGACTACTTCCCGAAACCGGCCCGCCGCAACGCGTCGGCCATCGATCCGCTCGCCGGCGTTTCGGTGCGCCGCTGCTGGCGCTGCTGACCGCCACCGCCGCCACCACCGCCGCGGCGCTGACCGCCGCCACCGCCGCTGCCCTGCTCGCGACGGCCGCCCTGCTGCGGCGCGGGCTTGCCGACCTCGTCGTCCAGGCGCAGCGTCAGGCCGATCCGCTTGCGCGGGATGTCGACGTCCAGCACCTTGACCTTGACGATGTCACCGGGTTTGACCACGTCACGCGGGTCCTTGACGAAGTTGCGGGACATCGCCGACACGTGCACCAGACCGTCCTGGTGCACACCGATGTCCACGAACGCGCCGAACGCGGCGACGTTCGTGACCACGCCTTCGAGCGTCATCCCCGGCTTGAGGTCGGCGATCTTCTCGACGCCGTCGGCGAAGGTCGCGGTCTTGAACGCCGGTCGCGGGTCACGGCCCGGCTTGTCCAGCTCGGCCAGGATGTCGGTGACCGTCGGCAGGCCGAACTTCTCGTCGACGAAGTCCGACGGCCGCAGTTTGCGCAGCGTCTGGCTGCCGATCAGCGACCGCACGTCGGTCTTGGTGGTGTCCAGGATCCGCCGGACCACCGGGTAGGCCTCCGGGTGCACGCTGGAGGCGTCGAGCGGGTCGTCGCCGTCGGGGATCTTGAGGAAGCCCGCGCACTGCTCGAACGCCTTCGGGCCGAGCCTGGCGACCTCCTTCAGCGCGGTCCGGGACCGGAACGGCCCGTTGGTGTCGCGGTGCAGGACGATGTTCTCCGCGAGGCCCTCGCCGATGCCGGACACGCGCGTCAGCAGCGGCGCCGAGGCCGTGTTGACGTCCACGCCGACCGCGTTCACGCAGTCCTCGACGACCGCGTCGAGCGAGCGCGACAGCTTCCCCTCGGACAGGTCGTGCTGGTACTGGCCGACGCCGATGGACTTCGGGTCGATCTTCACCAGCTCGGCCAGCGGGTCCTGCAGCCGCCGTGCGATGGAGACCGCGCCGCGCAGCGAGACGTCCAGGCCGGGTAGCTCAGCCGACGCGTACGCCGACGCGGAGTACACCGATGCGCCTGCCTCGGACACCATGACCTTGGTCAGCCGCAGGTCGGCGTGGGCCTTGAGCAGGTCGCCCGCGAGCTTGTCGGTCTCACGGGACGCGGTGCCGTTGCCGATCGCGATCAGTTCGACGTTGTGCTGCTTGCACAGGAACGCCAGCTTGTGGATCGACTCGTCCCACGCCCGGCGCGGCTCGTGCGGGTAGATCGTGTCGGTCGCGACGACCTTGCCCGTGCCGTCGACCACCGCGACCTTCACA
This window contains:
- a CDS encoding AfsR/SARP family transcriptional regulator, which translates into the protein MTTDLLVSALWPELPPKSYASNLHTYVSRLRARLPGVRIDLAGRGYRLQVATEDVDLLVFRDSAASGRSEARAGRPEKAAAHLRKALAQWRTHPLADIRVPALEAELGRLESERLAVFEDCVDAELAAGRHAELAAELQAALTEHPLRERLAGQLMLALQHSGRQAEALDVYRLTRTMLIDELGVEPGTALRRLHASMLRGEGGGEPLPRPTWPICQLPAVSADFSGREQHLAEVTGLLNPGGHSVPVVVLNGEPGAGKTSLAICAAHQLRSVFPDGQLFVSLSGVDDPRDTGAVLADLLRGLGVNGPAIPDDLRARAAMYRGLLTDRKVLVVLDDAVGPEQVRLLLPGTRGCAVLITSRKRLSGLAGANRLTVGPLTDKDALYLLERIIGRARISAEHADAVRIAEACGNLPLALRIAGTRLALRPNMRLGLLADRLEDEGRRLDELEVSDLQVRASLTLSYAGLKTTAQVALRRLGLINTVDLPEWRILTLLDTQSTGSVVEDLVESGMLEPTGTDETGEPRYRLHDLVRVFALERAQLEDSTRERYTSARTIINAIIGIADVAAHRLPWTIPLPRLRGPIPPQPLASDLVERLTANSEAWFAAERANLLTGIPKMSSLGWHTDALLLMDRLSVYLWSEGLYADMRLAYQSIADAAEKQNPRVAARARSVLALLRHCRGHYDNATAEYQASATELAALGEREALAWVHTNLAACLIAVGQSEQSVKLMESARVELRADPFASGVVLRTQIAALNRLGRTEEAARIEAEALALAEDFGEPRQLAMALHDKAWGHVLSGGNLELADELVQQAITLLRSVGPRSSLAKCLRTRGAVLAGLGIREESVLSFREARDIARELTEQPREISCTRAIAAAWVGDGRAGEAIPVLRDCLAKYREMGSTLATTITLGLLAAAYDCQNDTVAAREARAEAERLGDPRDTNTATLLKLMLNLTTPAPEPSVEAAVR
- a CDS encoding LacI family DNA-binding transcriptional regulator yields the protein MKRPTISDIARKAGLSKAAVSYALNGRPGVSDATRQRVAGIAHALGWRANSAALALSAERSGVVGLVVTGEVPWPTLEGVERQLAAAGVTLQLAVTAAAEETYHDWWASGRVDGMLLVDPRPEDPRIATLNELEIPTVLIGATHPAMSSVLADRTKACDEVTSYLTQRGHTRICRIASSPDGAMAATRALDGVTAAIYEDPMAAAKVVAHAAMLNRRIPADLAVVATSDSPVCRMVCPQVTAIQHDHAADGALAARLLLGQLSTGVPEHRVTSADKLIIRGTT
- a CDS encoding tRNA(His) guanylyltransferase Thg1 family protein, with protein sequence MTRGADVHGEEFEAGQRAREWFHSMTVPPGAWTILRVDGRSFSRFTEQRYDKPFDLRFSQLMTEAARALLVEFGGRYAYTESDEISVLLDPESQIFGRGVEKLVSLSASVTAAAFTHAVGEPAHFDSRVWIGTGPADVVDYFSWRQADAARSALNGWCYWTLRKDGRSRQEATKALEGANASAKNELLYRHGVNFNELPAWQRRGVGLWWETYERPGYDPLREMPVTATRRRVREERELPMKGPYREFLAGLIAVKP
- a CDS encoding Tex family protein, whose protein sequence is MTLSIDQRIAEELGVREHQVKAAVDLLDGGATVPFIARYRKEVTGTLDDAQLRTLEERLRYLRELEERRVAILESVRSQGKLTDELDEQIRTADSKARLEDIYLPYKPKRRTKAQIAREAGLEPLADQLLADPALDPQATAAGFVDADKNVADVAAALEGARSILVERFGEDADLIGELREHMWSRGRMAAKVRDGKQEEGAKFSDYFDFAEPLTKLPSHRILAMFRGEKEEILDLNLSPEPTDEPATGPSDYEIRIAAKFGIDDQGRAGDKWLTDTVRWAWRTRILVHLGIDLRMRLRNAAEEEAVRVFAANLRDLLLAAPAGTRATMGLDPGFRTGVKVAVVDGTGKVVATDTIYPHEPRRAWDESIHKLAFLCKQHNVELIAIGNGTASRETDKLAGDLLKAHADLRLTKVMVSEAGASVYSASAYASAELPGLDVSLRGAVSIARRLQDPLAELVKIDPKSIGVGQYQHDLSEGKLSRSLDAVVEDCVNAVGVDVNTASAPLLTRVSGIGEGLAENIVLHRDTNGPFRSRTALKEVARLGPKAFEQCAGFLKIPDGDDPLDASSVHPEAYPVVRRILDTTKTDVRSLIGSQTLRKLRPSDFVDEKFGLPTVTDILAELDKPGRDPRPAFKTATFADGVEKIADLKPGMTLEGVVTNVAAFGAFVDIGVHQDGLVHVSAMSRNFVKDPRDVVKPGDIVKVKVLDVDIPRKRIGLTLRLDDEVGKPAPQQGGRREQGSGGGGGQRRGGGGGGGGQQRQQRRTETPASGSMADALRRAGFGK